In the Opitutaceae bacterium genome, one interval contains:
- a CDS encoding MotA/TolQ/ExbB proton channel family protein yields the protein MGLKTRGIFSQNFIVQNAGLVFAIVSVAMLYSLYIRPHAVIDEALSQRIQATTTGGETYAPKRSIFIILKDYEQQVCITLMVWAGIILGYKLFLVGREQQMLKVDFVPIEEGERIIPEDALDYYKDVNGSLDRQKGWRERLLPQVVLIGLHRFNSTRSIQDVVSAIRERAELAAEEMESDLSLVRYIAWAIPSVGFIGTVRGIGEALAQADKAIEGDISGVTSALGLAFNSTLIALLLSIVLMFMMHMLQSRQEGFILDVDTYCRDKLVGLMKIPSRDESRLSLPQ from the coding sequence ATGGGACTAAAGACTAGGGGAATTTTCTCGCAGAACTTCATCGTTCAGAATGCCGGCCTGGTCTTCGCGATCGTTTCGGTAGCCATGCTCTATTCTCTTTATATTCGACCGCATGCGGTGATTGATGAGGCGCTGAGCCAGCGGATTCAGGCGACGACCACCGGAGGTGAGACCTATGCGCCAAAGCGATCGATCTTCATCATTCTGAAGGACTACGAACAGCAGGTCTGTATCACGCTGATGGTCTGGGCGGGGATTATTCTGGGCTACAAACTCTTTCTGGTGGGCCGCGAACAGCAGATGCTCAAGGTGGATTTCGTGCCGATCGAGGAGGGCGAACGGATCATTCCGGAAGACGCCCTCGACTACTACAAGGACGTGAACGGGTCGTTGGACCGTCAAAAAGGGTGGCGGGAACGACTGCTGCCCCAGGTGGTTCTGATCGGTTTGCACCGGTTCAATTCGACTCGATCGATTCAGGACGTGGTCAGTGCCATACGGGAACGGGCGGAACTGGCGGCGGAAGAAATGGAGTCGGATCTGTCCCTGGTGCGCTACATCGCCTGGGCGATCCCTTCGGTGGGTTTCATCGGGACGGTCCGGGGTATCGGTGAGGCGCTTGCCCAGGCCGACAAGGCGATCGAGGGCGATATCAGCGGAGTCACCTCAGCCCTGGGCCTGGCCTTCAATTCCACCCTGATCGCGCTCCTTCTGAGCATTGTCCTGATGTTCATGATGCACATGCTTCAGTCGCGTCAGGAGGGTTTCATCCTCGATGTTGACACCTATTGCCGGGACAAGCTTGTCGGTCTGATGAAGATCCCCTCACGGGATGAGAGCCGACTCTCCCTGCCCCAATGA
- a CDS encoding lysophospholipid acyltransferase family protein, with product MSRFAPLKFLKRLAGMLLIFLGTTLSHFLVPGNRRSLWDRANWLQRWSRRTLALLDIEVVVRGTEPVPGLITSNHLSYLDVLVLSSIRPQVFLAKNEVAGWPLFGAFARWAGTVFIDRRRRSEVSSKGVAFQEVVEAGLPVTVFLEGTTTDGSTVLPFRTALLEPAIRTGWAITPCAIHYEAFGAEASDTLCYHGEMTLVPHLLTLMGRVDYSRAEVCFGEPVMREEDRKKLAADLHQKVVRMKREIEGKTVGGRRRADHQHDGPKDASLMS from the coding sequence ATGAGTCGGTTCGCTCCACTCAAGTTCCTCAAGCGGTTGGCAGGTATGCTTCTGATCTTCCTTGGAACCACCCTGTCTCATTTTCTTGTCCCGGGCAACCGGCGTTCACTTTGGGACCGCGCAAACTGGCTGCAACGCTGGAGTCGGCGGACCCTGGCCCTCCTGGACATCGAGGTGGTGGTCAGGGGCACGGAACCGGTGCCGGGGTTGATCACCTCAAATCACCTGAGTTACCTTGATGTGCTGGTCCTATCTTCCATCCGGCCCCAGGTGTTTCTCGCCAAGAACGAGGTGGCGGGTTGGCCGCTCTTCGGGGCCTTTGCCCGCTGGGCGGGAACCGTCTTCATTGATCGGCGCAGGCGGTCGGAGGTTTCATCCAAAGGGGTTGCATTTCAGGAAGTGGTTGAGGCGGGATTGCCGGTGACGGTGTTTCTCGAGGGAACGACCACCGATGGATCAACGGTCCTTCCCTTCCGAACCGCATTGCTCGAGCCGGCCATTCGAACGGGCTGGGCGATCACGCCCTGTGCCATCCACTATGAAGCGTTCGGCGCTGAAGCAAGTGACACTCTCTGTTACCACGGAGAGATGACCCTGGTGCCGCACCTGCTGACGCTGATGGGGCGGGTTGACTACTCGCGGGCGGAAGTGTGTTTCGGGGAGCCGGTGATGCGGGAAGAGGATCGGAAGAAGCTGGCCGCGGATCTTCACCAGAAAGTCGTCCGAATGAAACGGGAGATCGAAGGGAAGACGGTCGGCGGGCGCCGGAGGGCAGACCATCAACACGACGGACCGAAGGATGCCAGCCTGATGTCGTAG